GGCAGCGTATGCTCCAGGTCAACCTGACGGGCACCTTTCTCTGCTCGCGTGAAGTGGTGACGGCCATGAGCACGCGTGGCTTTGGCCGCATTGTGAATGTGGCCAGCACGGCCGCGTTGACGGGCTACGCCTATGTGGCGGCGTATTGCGCCGCGAAGCACGGCGTCCTCGGACTCACGCGAGCGATGGCGTTGGAGTTCGCCGCGCGGGGCGTCACGGTCAATGCGGTGTGCCCCGGCTACACCGACACCGCCATCATCACGCGTGCCGTTCAGACGATTGTCGAGAAGACCGGGCGCAGCGACGCCGAGTCGCGCGCCGAATTTGCAGCGAGTAATCCGCAGGGCCGATTGATCACACCGCAGGAGGTGGCGGCTTCTGTATTGTGGCTGTCGCGGCGCGACAGTACGGCGATGAACGGCCAAGCGATCGCCGTGTGCGGCGGGGAGGTCATGTAATGGAAACCGTGCTCGATACGCTGGAGCCACAGGAACGGGATTTAGAATCGCGGGTGACCGGCGATGATCACCAAGCGCTCAAGTTGTGGCTCCGACTGCTGAGCTGTGCCAACCGGGTGGAACGGGTGATTCGTCACCGGCTCCGCCGCGACTTTGGCACCACGCTGCCCCGCTTTGATTTGCTCGCACAACTCGAGCGTCATCCGGATGGGTTGTCGATGCGCGAAATTTCACAGCGCCTGATGGTGACCGGCGGCAACATCACCGGCATCACCGATCAACTCGAAGCGGAAGGGCTCGTCTTGCGCGAAGCGCATCCGAGCGATCGGCGAAGTTTTTCGGTGAAGTTGACCCCAACGGGGCGGCGTCAGTTCAAGCGCATGGCGCGCACGCACGAGCAGTGGGTTGTGGAGCTCCTCGACGGGTGGAGCCCAAAAGAAAAGACTCAGCTGTATGCGTTGCTGGCGGGACTGAAGCAGCATTTGGCCGAGCCCGTCTTTGACACCTCTGTCGCGCCGTCGCCCAAACGGGCCGCTGCGCTCTCCGCAGTCTCCGCCAGTGCATCCAAGGAGTTCAAACGATGAGTCGCACCATGGACAGCCGCCTCGCGGCGGGCAACCGCGTGAGCCTCGCCGAGTACCAGCCCGCACACTTTACCTGGCAGCAAGAGGGCGCGGTCGGCATCATCACGCTGAATCGCCCCGAGCGAAAGAATCCATTGACCTTTGCCTCGTATGCCGAGCTGCGCGATCTCTTTCGCACGCTCTGCCAAGTGGAGGAGGTGCGCGCGATTGTGGTGCAAGGCGCTGGCGGCAACCTCTGCTCCGGCGGCGACGTGCATGAAATCATTGGACCGTTAACGGAAATGGGCA
The genomic region above belongs to Gemmatimonadota bacterium and contains:
- a CDS encoding MarR family transcriptional regulator → METVLDTLEPQERDLESRVTGDDHQALKLWLRLLSCANRVERVIRHRLRRDFGTTLPRFDLLAQLERHPDGLSMREISQRLMVTGGNITGITDQLEAEGLVLREAHPSDRRSFSVKLTPTGRRQFKRMARTHEQWVVELLDGWSPKEKTQLYALLAGLKQHLAEPVFDTSVAPSPKRAAALSAVSASASKEFKR
- a CDS encoding SDR family NAD(P)-dependent oxidoreductase, producing MPSTQRSGQSVEGLHAVVTGGGSGIGAAVAHALLEAGARVTMVGRNADRLQTQVLALATLGHAEQQVMDVGNEASVQSGFAALVARSGPVDVLVNNAGQVETASLARTSTDLWQRMLQVNLTGTFLCSREVVTAMSTRGFGRIVNVASTAALTGYAYVAAYCAAKHGVLGLTRAMALEFAARGVTVNAVCPGYTDTAIITRAVQTIVEKTGRSDAESRAEFAASNPQGRLITPQEVAASVLWLSRRDSTAMNGQAIAVCGGEVM